CTCTTCGTAGCTAACCCCCTCCAGGCGCGCCTCAAACTCATCCGCGCGGGAGCCGCCAAATACCAGATGCGTGTGGCAATCCACCAAGCCTGGAGTCATGACTCCGCCGCGCCCCATCTCCTCGCAGCCTTCAGCCTGATGCTCAGCGAAATTGCGCATGGCGACCAGCGACTCAATGCGGCCGCCTTGAGTGATCACGGCCATGGGCTCCGCCAGGGTGCGCAGACCGTCGAAGACACTGACATCGCGCCACAGACGGCACTTCTCGGTGCTAGACATGAAACCTCCTCGAACAAGGCACAATATGTATATACAAATAGGTTAGCCCTGAAGGCGTCCCGAGTCACCCCTTGTGCATCATTTAAAGTTTTTATTTGTTGGGTAAAAACACTGATAAAAATAAATTTAAATCATATTTTTCAAGCATTTGAAAAATAAATTCAGAGAAAAAAGACGAGCAAATACACTCCTTAATTAGACTAATGTCTAATTAAAAGGATTGGCTTAGACAGGAGCTCGAGCGTAAATTATGTATATACATTATCAAGCAGAACGCTTACTCCTGCCATCACACATCAAGAGGTGTGCCATGCAATCCCCGAGCGACAGCCCCGGACAGCGAGCCAGCAGCATCCTCAAGCTCTTCCTGCCCAGCGCCCTGGGTATCTTGATCTTCTTCGTTCCGGTCGAGATCAAAGGGCACAGCACTATTCTGCTCGATCACATGGTGACCGGCGCCCGCAGCCTGTTGGGTGATGCCAGCGGACTCTATGCGCTGACGCTGATCGTGGCGGGTGCCGTCTACCCGCTGGTCCAGGGTTACTGGAACCGTAGTCTCACCGAACGTATCTTCACAGGGCTAAAACTGCTCGGGGTCATCGCGGCACTGATGGCGCTGACTGGCTGGGGCCCCGCCTTCCTACACGAGCCCGACATACTGCCTTTTCTGTTCGACAAGCTGGTAATTCCAGTAGGTCTGATCGTGCCCATCGGCGCCATCTTCCTGGCCCTGCTGATCAGCTTCGGACTACTGGAGCTGATCGGCGTACTGATCCAACCGGTGATGCGCCCCATCTGGCGAACGCCGGGGCGCAGTGCCATCGACGCGGTTGCCTCTTTCGTCGGCAGTTACTCCATCGGACTGCTGATCACCAACCGGGTCTACCAGGCGGGACAATACTCCGCCCGTGAAGCGGCTATCATCGCCACCGGCTTTTCCACAGTCTCGGCCACCTTCATGATCATCGTCGCCAAGACCCTCGACTTGATGGCGGTGTGGAATCTCTACTTCTGGCTGACACTTCTGATCACCTTCATCGTCACCGCGGTCACCGTCCGCCTCCCGCCGCTTTCGCGCATGGATGACAGCGTCGAGGAGGGCGAACCGAAGGCCGAACCCGGTAAGCGGCTGGCTACCGCCTGGCAGGTCGGGCTGGAGGTGGCAGCCAAAGCACCAAGCCTGCATCGCAGCGTGGCGCTTAATTTCAAGGAAGGGTTGGTGATGGCAATCAGCATCCTGCCCTCGATCATGTCGGTGGGCCTGCTAGGGTTGTTGGCTGCCAAGTACACGCCGCTGTTCGAATGGCTGGGCTGGGTGTTCTACCCATTCGTGGCCGTGTGGGGGTTGGAGGATGCCGCAGTTCTGGCCCAGGCCTCTGCCGCGGGGCTTGCCGAGATGTTCCTACCGGCGCTGTTGATGGCTGAGGCCGAGTTCGCCGCACGCTTCGCCGCGGGAGTGGTGTCGGTCTCCGCCGTGCTGTTCTTCTCGGCCTCCATCCCCTGCATTCTTTCCACTAGCATCCCGCTGACGGTGGGAAGGATGCTGATCGTGTGGTTCATCCGCGTGGCGCTGAGCCTGTTGCTAGCGGTTCCCACAGGTTATCTGGTGCAGGCACTAACTGGCTGAGTCCACCGTCAAGCTCGCATTGGCGTTGGTCCTGGCTACCCGCGGGGTCAGCTCAGTTCTCGATGCATTGATGAACGCAGCTTATACCGCTCCCCAGGATGGAGCAGACGCGCATAGCTGATCAGTTGCTCGCCAGACCAGGTGCGCCGAATCATGCTGAGACACGGGCTGACCGTATCAATACTAAGCCATTCGGCAGCCTGTGCATCGGGCAGGAGCGCTTCGACGATATGTTCAACATCGGTGATGGGGCATGCGGCCACCAACACCTCGTTGGGCGTGTGAACAGTGAAGTCGGCATCGAGATAGTCGGGCACCCAGCGGGGATTGACGTAGCGCTTCTCCAGTTGGATCGGCACCTCATCCTCCAGATGCACGATCAAGGTATGAAAGACCCGGCTGCCAAGCCTGACCCCAAGTCGCAACGCCACCTCGTCGTCGGCCTCAATGGCTTCGCAGGTTAACACGCGGTTGCCGTAGCGATGCCCCCGTGAACGCACCTCCTCGGCGATGTTGTACACTTCGATCAGCGACGACTCCGCCTTGCGGTCGGTCACGAAGGTGCCCAGCCCCGGCTGGCGGGTCAGATACCCCTTCTGCACCAAATCACGGATCGCTTTATTGGCGGTCATGCGGCTGACATTAAAGTCACGCGCCAGCTGCTCCTCCGGCGGGATCTGGTGATGTGGCGGCCATTCGCTGCTGTTGATCTTGTCCAGCAGATGCTTTTGTATCTGCTGGTAGAGAGGCGGTGTGCTGACCATGAGTCATCCTCGGGAGCGGGAAATGTCTATACATGGATAAGTGTACCCGCCCCCGTCACTTAGAGGCACCCCCTGGCCTCTCAACACTCGATCGTATTAACCGCCAGCCCGCCTTTCGAGGTTTCCTTGTATTTATCCTGCATATCAGCGCCGGTATCGCGCATGGTGCGGATCACTTTATCCAGCGAAATGAAGTGCTCACCATCACCCCGGAGCGCCATCTGTGCGGCGTTGATGGCTTTTATGGACGCGATGGCGTTGCGCTCGATGCAGGGCACCTGGACCAAACCGCCCACAGGGTCACAGGTCAGCCCCAGGTTATGCTCCAGGCCGATTTCAGCGGCGTTTTCAACCTGCGCGACACTGCCGCCCATCAGCTCCGCAAGGCCGGCAGCGGCCATCGCGCAGGCGGAGCCGACCTCCCCTTGGCAGCCCACTTCGGCACCTGAGATAGAGGCGTTTTTCTTGCACAGAATGCCCACGGCACCTGCCGCCAGCAGGAAGTCGACGACGTCTCGTTCGCTGGCGCCTTCGCGAAAATGCATGTAGTAGTGCAATACCGCCGGGATGATACCCGCGGCACCATTGGTCGGCGCCGTCACCATGCGGCCACCTGCGGCGTTCTCTTCATTGACCGCTAGTGCATAGAGGTTGACCCAATCCATCGCCGACATCGTCGTGGTAATCACTGACGGATTTTCATCCACCGCCTGCAATCTTTGATGCAGCAAACGCGCACGCCGACGAACATTCAGCCCGCCGGGCAACACGCCTTCGGCCTCGAGCCCTTTGTTCACACAGGCTTTCATCGCCTCCCAGATATCGCAAAGCCCCT
This window of the Halomonas sp. SH5A2 genome carries:
- a CDS encoding YjiH family protein: MQSPSDSPGQRASSILKLFLPSALGILIFFVPVEIKGHSTILLDHMVTGARSLLGDASGLYALTLIVAGAVYPLVQGYWNRSLTERIFTGLKLLGVIAALMALTGWGPAFLHEPDILPFLFDKLVIPVGLIVPIGAIFLALLISFGLLELIGVLIQPVMRPIWRTPGRSAIDAVASFVGSYSIGLLITNRVYQAGQYSAREAAIIATGFSTVSATFMIIVAKTLDLMAVWNLYFWLTLLITFIVTAVTVRLPPLSRMDDSVEEGEPKAEPGKRLATAWQVGLEVAAKAPSLHRSVALNFKEGLVMAISILPSIMSVGLLGLLAAKYTPLFEWLGWVFYPFVAVWGLEDAAVLAQASAAGLAEMFLPALLMAEAEFAARFAAGVVSVSAVLFFSASIPCILSTSIPLTVGRMLIVWFIRVALSLLLAVPTGYLVQALTG
- the hutC gene encoding histidine utilization repressor, yielding MVSTPPLYQQIQKHLLDKINSSEWPPHHQIPPEEQLARDFNVSRMTANKAIRDLVQKGYLTRQPGLGTFVTDRKAESSLIEVYNIAEEVRSRGHRYGNRVLTCEAIEADDEVALRLGVRLGSRVFHTLIVHLEDEVPIQLEKRYVNPRWVPDYLDADFTVHTPNEVLVAACPITDVEHIVEALLPDAQAAEWLSIDTVSPCLSMIRRTWSGEQLISYARLLHPGERYKLRSSMHRELS
- a CDS encoding L-serine ammonia-lyase, whose translation is MSISVFDLFKIGIGPSSSHTVGPMRAAFDFIGELGASGLLNEVTRVEVHLFGSLSATGVGHGTDHAVIMGLMGKRPDEIDPDVIGPSISALKASEVLLLNSQFSVPFQWQRDMQLFEESLPHHPNAMRLIAHGQNGELYRNTYYSVGGGFVVDQAQAEQGQLDSDTTPLPYDFHTAADLLTMCQASGLRISELMLENERAWRSEAEIRKGLCDIWEAMKACVNKGLEAEGVLPGGLNVRRRARLLHQRLQAVDENPSVITTTMSAMDWVNLYALAVNEENAAGGRMVTAPTNGAAGIIPAVLHYYMHFREGASERDVVDFLLAAGAVGILCKKNASISGAEVGCQGEVGSACAMAAAGLAELMGGSVAQVENAAEIGLEHNLGLTCDPVGGLVQVPCIERNAIASIKAINAAQMALRGDGEHFISLDKVIRTMRDTGADMQDKYKETSKGGLAVNTIEC